The sequence below is a genomic window from Blastococcus sp. Marseille-P5729.
GAGCCGGCTCATGCGTAGGTGGATGATCAACACGCTTATCGTCATCGCGGTTGCGGTTCTCTTCGGGATCGCCTTCATGCTGGGAAACCAGAAGGAGGTCGCGGACGGCGACGAGGTCTTCGGCGGCACGGACGCCGCCGCCACCGAGATGGTGGAGGAGGCCAACCCCGACTACGAGCCCTGGTTCTCACCACTGTTCGAGGCCGAGTCCGGCGAGATCGAGTCGGGCCTGTTCGCGCTTCAGGCGGCGATCGGCGCCGGCGTCCTCGGGTTCGCGCTCGGCGCACTGTGGCAGCGTAACCGGCCCCGCACGGACGCTCACGGCTCCGTCGTCGGCCCGAGCGCGCCGCACTCGACAGACGCCCGCTAGCGAATGGCGCGACTCGCCCTCGATGACGCGGCGTGGAGCAGCCACTGGAGAGGCCGATCGACAGCGGAGAAGGCGCTGCTGTCGATCGGTCTGCTGCTGGTCGCAGTCACGTCGCCGGCGCCGTGGGTCTCGCTGCTGATTCTCGGCACGGCGATGACGATCGCGATCGCCCTCGCCCGGGTGCCGGCCCGCGGCTACCTGCTGGCGCTGCTCGCGCCCGCCTCGTTCGTGATCATCGGGTCGGCGGTGATCGCCGTGCACATCGGCACACCGCCGCCCGACGCGGTGTGGTCGTGGGGTCCGTTCTCGGCAACCACGCAGAGCCTGCTTCTCGCGGCCCAGGTGACCACGCGGAGTATGGCGGCGTTCTCAGCACTCCTCCTGCTCGCGTCGACGACACCGATGTCGGACATCCTCACCGGCCTACGACGGCTGCGAGTGCCGGAGGTGCTGATCGACATCGCGAGCCTCATCTACCGGCTACTGTTCGCCTTGCTCGGGGCGGCATCGACCATCATGGAGGCGCAACGAGCCCGCCTCGGTTACTCCTCGGGCCGCGCGGCCCGGCGGTCGGTCGGCGCCCTCGGTGGCGCCGTACTCATGCAGGCATGGGGCCGAGCACGACGGCTGGAGGAGGGCCTCGCCGGACGCGGCTACACCGGCTCGCTGCGGACGCTGTCGGCTGCCCGGCCGGTCTCGGTGTGGTTCGTGGTCGCAGCAGTCATACTCCTCGCCGCGCTCGTGACCGTCTCGGTTCTGGCGAGGTTCATGCGATGACGCCGGCCGACGACGCGATGCTCCTGGCGGCTGAATCGGTGCGCGCTGGCTACCGCGGGGCTCCCGACGTGTTACACGACGCCTCGGTGCAGGTCATGAGGGGAGTGCGGCTGGCCGTCATGGGCGCCAACGGCTCCGGCAAGACCACTCTGCTTCGCTGCCTCTCGGGAGCACATGAGCCCGCATCCGGCACCGTCATCTCGCGTGGTACTCCCTTGCGCTATAAGCAAAGTGCGATGAACACCCACCGGCAGCACGTGCAGCTCGTGCTGCAGGATCCTGACGATCAGCTCTTCTCCGCCGACGTCCGAGCAGACGTGTCGTTCGGGCCGATCAACCTCGGGCTGCCCGACGCGGCCGTGCTCGCGAGGGTCCGCGAGGCCCTCGACCTGCTCGGCATCGCCGATCTCGCCGACCGCGCCGTGCATCAGCTCTCGTACGGGCAGCGAAAACGAGTAGCGATCGCCGGTGCCATCGCGATGCGCCCGTCCGTGCTGCTGCTCGACGAACCGAGCGCCGGCCTCGACCCTACGACCGTCCACCAGCTGTACGGCGTTCTGCGCCGGCTCGAGGATGCCGGCACCACCGTCGTGCTGGCCACCCACGATGTGGATCTCGCCTGGCGCTGGGCGGATGAGGTCGCGGTCGTGCACGCGGGCGTCGTGCAGCAGGGACCAGTCGCCGACGTGCTCACCGACGACGCGCTGCTCGATGCCGCTCGGCTACAGCTTCCGTGGCAGGTCGACCTGCTCCGCCGGGCCGGGATTGCCTTCGATGCGGCGAACCGGCCCCGCTCGCCCGCCGACATCGCTGATCTGATCCGCGACGGATCAGCAAGAGGCGATGATGTCCTTGGCGATCCGGGCTAAGGCGACCTGACCGACGGCGCGGAAGGGATGCAGCGGTTCCGGCGCCGCCGCCGAACCAGTCGGGCAAGGAGCGACCGGGGCATTCCGTGGCGCTGCGTCAGTCCGACACGAAGCGCGGGGTCCAGACCCGGCCGGACGGCGTGACGCGGGTGGACGACGCGCCGACGATCACCAGGCACTTCATGTCGACCGTCTCGGTGTCGAGCTCGTCGAGCGTGGTGACCTGCAGTGACTCCTCTGCCCGGCCGACGTCCCGCGCGACGATCACGATGGTGCCGGGGGCCTTTACCTCCAGCAGCACCTGACGGGCCTGCTCGAGCTGATCGGGACGCGAACGGGAGCGCGGGTTGTAGATCGCGACCACAAAGTCGCCCTCGCCCGCTGCGCGGAGCCGCTTCTCGATGACCTGCCACGGCTTGAGCCGGTCGCTCATCGACATCAGCACCAGATCGGCACCGAGCGGCGCTCCGGCGAGGGCCGAGGCGGCCAGCGCGGCCGAGATCCCCGGTGCCACGTTGATGTCGACATCCGCGTAGGCCGGGTCCTCCGCAGCCTCGAAGACGGCGGCGGCCATGCCGAACACTCCTGCGTCGCCGCCGGAGACGACCGCCACCTCGCGGCCGCTCTTCGCCAGCTGGAGGGCGTGCCGGCCGCGGTCGACCTCGACGGTGTTGCCACTGGCATGCCGGGTGAGACCCTCGCGCTGGGGCACCCGATCGACGTACGGCGCATAGCCGATGACGTCGTCCACGCGGGCCAGGATCTCACCGGCCTCGGGCGAGAGCCACTTGTCCGGCCCAGGGCCGAGCCCGACGACGTGGACTGTTCCCGTCTGCTTTTCCGCAGTGGCGGCGATCTGCGTTTCGTCTCGGGTCGCGCGGCCGGCAGCGTCCGCGCGCCGATCGAGTCCGGGGACGACGATGATCGACATGTACGGCACAGTGGTGGGGTCGACCTCCCGCGCCGGCATGATCTGCTGGGAGTCTCGGGTGGCCCGCTCGACATACACCGCCCGGTCAAGTACGCCGGCCTGTCGCAGCGCCTCCCGGACTCCACTGAAGGTGCGGCCCAGCTTCATGATCACTGCGGCGTCGGTGTCGGCCAGACGGCGCGCCAGCTCTGGGACGGGAAGGGTGCCGGGGAGCACGGTGAGCACGTCCTCGTGACGGCACAGCGGCTCGGGGATCGCCGCGGTGGCGCCCGCCATCGCCGTCACCCCCGGCACCACCTCGGTGGCGAAGCGCGGTGAAAGCCGGTCGTACAGATACATGAACGACCCGTAGAACAGTGGATCGCCCTCCGCGATGACGACGACGTCGCGGTCTTGCTCGAGGTGCGCGGCGAGCCGCCGCTCGCACTCGGCATAGAAGTCGTTCAGCAGCCCGTGATAACCGCCGGGGTGATCGTAGTTCCCCGTCGTGACCGGATATCGCAGCTCTTCCTCGATCACGCCCGCTGGAATCAGATCGGCCGCGATCGCGCGCGCAATCGACTGCTTGCCGCCCGCTCCGGCGTGATACGCGATCACATCGGCGTTCCCGATCAACCCGGCCGCCTTGACGGTGATCAGGCCCGGATCACCCGGTCCAAGGCCAACTCCCCACAGTCGTCCCGTGCTCATGCGAGCTCGGACTCGTGCGCGAGCGCGTTGAGCGCGGCAGCCGCCATCGCCGATCCGCCACGACGGCCGTGCACCACGATCCATGGGACCTGGCCGCCCTCGGGCAACTCGTGCTCGGCTAACGCAGTCTTCGACTCGGCCGAGCCGACGAAGCCGACGGGCATGCCCACGATCGCGGCCGGGCGAGGGGTCCCGAGGGAGGGATCCTCCAGCATCTCCAGCAGATGGAACAGCGCGGTCGGGGCGTTGCCGACCGCGACGACCGCACCCTCCAGCCGGTCGGCCCACAGCGAGACGGCCGCCGCAGATCGGGTGGTTTGCCATTCTCGCGCCAATGCAGGAACCCGGTCGTCGCGCAGCAGACAGATCACCTCGTTGTCGGCGGGCAGCCGGCGACGGGTCACGCCGTGCGCGACCATGTTGCTGTCCGCGAGGATCGGGGCGCCCGATCGCAGCGCCGAGCGCGCGGCGCGGACGACGTCCGGGTGCGCGGCGATCTGGTCGGCGACGGCTACATCGCCTGCGGCGTGGACGATCCGGACTGCGACATCGGTGACGTCGTCCGGCAACGCCGACAACCGCGCGCGAGCCTCGTCGCGGATCATCCCGAAGGACTGGCGGTAGATCTCCTGCCCGTCGGTCTCGTACTCGTATGCGCGGGCGGGCCTGTGGATCTGGTTCATTGGGCGGGCTCCAGGTCTGCGATCAACGCGCGAGCTTGTACGAGATCGGCGGGGTTGATGACGTCGATCGCCTGTGCCGGGTGTCCACACCGACGATCACAGCCGCTGACGTGCACCGCCGGCACGTCCTCATCGCGCGCGAGACCGCGAGCGATCTGCAATGTCGGCGAGCCGGTGCGAGCACAGTGCGGCGCGCCCACGCAGGCAGTCACCCGAGTGAACCCGCTGGCGGCATCGACGACCAGTCCCGCACCGGCCACCCGCGAGGCCTGGGCCGCAGCACCAGGCACGAGCACGGACCGCCATGGCGTCAGCACGACCTCCTCCGCCAGCTCGGTGAGCAGCTCGGCCTGATGCTGCTCCAGCATGCCGAGCGGGACCCCGGCCAGGAGGTCGTCGCCGTACGCACCCGGGGACGGAGGGGCGCTGACCCGCGGCTCGCCGACGGGCCCGGCACCCTCGCCGAGCAGGTCCGCCCGGCCGGAGAGCTCACGAGCATTCCAGATCACCGGCTGGTGCCCGCTCGGCTCGCGATGCGCGACGAACCGGCGGCTGGCCTCGATCCGCGCGGCGGCGGCGTCGGCCCGCGTCACCTGGCGACCGAGGCCGGAGCTCGCCGCCCGGACGATTCCGTGCTCGGGGGCGCTTGCCTGGTAGGAGACATCCCACGGCGTACTCATCACGTCCCCGGA
It includes:
- a CDS encoding precorrin-8X methylmutase translates to MNQIHRPARAYEYETDGQEIYRQSFGMIRDEARARLSALPDDVTDVAVRIVHAAGDVAVADQIAAHPDVVRAARSALRSGAPILADSNMVAHGVTRRRLPADNEVICLLRDDRVPALAREWQTTRSAAAVSLWADRLEGAVVAVGNAPTALFHLLEMLEDPSLGTPRPAAIVGMPVGFVGSAESKTALAEHELPEGGQVPWIVVHGRRGGSAMAAAALNALAHESELA
- a CDS encoding energy-coupling factor ABC transporter ATP-binding protein, with product MTPADDAMLLAAESVRAGYRGAPDVLHDASVQVMRGVRLAVMGANGSGKTTLLRCLSGAHEPASGTVISRGTPLRYKQSAMNTHRQHVQLVLQDPDDQLFSADVRADVSFGPINLGLPDAAVLARVREALDLLGIADLADRAVHQLSYGQRKRVAIAGAIAMRPSVLLLDEPSAGLDPTTVHQLYGVLRRLEDAGTTVVLATHDVDLAWRWADEVAVVHAGVVQQGPVADVLTDDALLDAARLQLPWQVDLLRRAGIAFDAANRPRSPADIADLIRDGSARGDDVLGDPG
- a CDS encoding precorrin-2 C(20)-methyltransferase: MSTGRLWGVGLGPGDPGLITVKAAGLIGNADVIAYHAGAGGKQSIARAIAADLIPAGVIEEELRYPVTTGNYDHPGGYHGLLNDFYAECERRLAAHLEQDRDVVVIAEGDPLFYGSFMYLYDRLSPRFATEVVPGVTAMAGATAAIPEPLCRHEDVLTVLPGTLPVPELARRLADTDAAVIMKLGRTFSGVREALRQAGVLDRAVYVERATRDSQQIMPAREVDPTTVPYMSIIVVPGLDRRADAAGRATRDETQIAATAEKQTGTVHVVGLGPGPDKWLSPEAGEILARVDDVIGYAPYVDRVPQREGLTRHASGNTVEVDRGRHALQLAKSGREVAVVSGGDAGVFGMAAAVFEAAEDPAYADVDINVAPGISAALAASALAGAPLGADLVLMSMSDRLKPWQVIEKRLRAAGEGDFVVAIYNPRSRSRPDQLEQARQVLLEVKAPGTIVIVARDVGRAEESLQVTTLDELDTETVDMKCLVIVGASSTRVTPSGRVWTPRFVSD
- the cbiQ gene encoding cobalt ECF transporter T component CbiQ, yielding MARLALDDAAWSSHWRGRSTAEKALLSIGLLLVAVTSPAPWVSLLILGTAMTIAIALARVPARGYLLALLAPASFVIIGSAVIAVHIGTPPPDAVWSWGPFSATTQSLLLAAQVTTRSMAAFSALLLLASTTPMSDILTGLRRLRVPEVLIDIASLIYRLLFALLGAASTIMEAQRARLGYSSGRAARRSVGALGGAVLMQAWGRARRLEEGLAGRGYTGSLRTLSAARPVSVWFVVAAVILLAALVTVSVLARFMR
- a CDS encoding energy-coupling factor ABC transporter substrate-binding protein, with the translated sequence MRRWMINTLIVIAVAVLFGIAFMLGNQKEVADGDEVFGGTDAAATEMVEEANPDYEPWFSPLFEAESGEIESGLFALQAAIGAGVLGFALGALWQRNRPRTDAHGSVVGPSAPHSTDAR
- a CDS encoding cobalamin biosynthesis protein CobG, giving the protein MSLSSTTRPADDRCPGVLRPYVSGDGTLVRLRAPGGHIPTATLSALARYAATNAAPVIQLTSRGNLQLRGLPDPLPADLEPFVIELGLLPSSTHEVMRNIIASPFEATPVAAIVAAYDEVLRADPTLARLPGRWLVAIDDGSGDVMSTPWDVSYQASAPEHGIVRAASSGLGRQVTRADAAAARIEASRRFVAHREPSGHQPVIWNARELSGRADLLGEGAGPVGEPRVSAPPSPGAYGDDLLAGVPLGMLEQHQAELLTELAEEVVLTPWRSVLVPGAAAQASRVAGAGLVVDAASGFTRVTACVGAPHCARTGSPTLQIARGLARDEDVPAVHVSGCDRRCGHPAQAIDVINPADLVQARALIADLEPAQ